The sequence ccatccagcttggcggtcaggccccgccccccgactcAAGCCTTTTTAAGTGGAATTAGCTCCTGGGTTCACCTATATCATTGCACCCACAATGATATAATTGTATTTCTACATTTTGGGGCAGTTTcttggtgaaatttctgcctatacCCAGTTTTGAGCACTCCAttccaagtcagactccctcatccctgagtgttgctttaggcataccagaccaacctACTTTTATCCTAAAAGAGCTGGAGAACCTTCTTTCTCACCCCTTCACTGTCACCAAGAGTTTGCAATGTGACAATCTAACCCCAGGTAAATTCCTCTTGGAATGGAAGAGCCTGTTATATCGCCTGAACAAAAATGGGGGGTTATTAGCTAAGGGCATTGCATCTTCAATGATGAAATCTTGTTAGCGGCTATTTATGTCGACCCAATGAGCCGACTTTTGTTTAACAGTGAACAGACTGCTACTGGGAAAAAGGCCCTCTATGATGTAGCAGTTCGCATGAAGGGATTACGACCTGAAATACCTCCACTGGATGAAGTTCTTTTAAGCAATAGTGGTAAATCAGGATCATCTTCTTCAAACGAAGAATTAGATTTTGATTTCTTCTTAGACAAAATGGAAGGTTCTAAAAGAAAGCGAAGTCGCATAAGCGTTACAGAACCAGTaaatgtccaaataaaaaaattccaaCAGGAGTTTTATGAAGCACTAAAAGAAGTTGAAAAGTATGATCGCTCATCAAAACTTACTGTTGAAGAAGCCATCCTTGTTTATCCAGAGATCGTTAGTGATGTAGCCAGAATAGTTACTGCAATGCCACCCACCCAAGTCAGTGTCGAAAGATTTATTTTCAgccctaaaaataaaaaagtctgacTTAAGAGCCTCTATGAAAGAGGATCTGGCAGAGGCAATTCTCTTCCTTGAAACTCTACATTGAATTGATTTGCATTTGTTAAGCCTATAATTACATTTcaagattaatataaaccatttcTAGGTTTTACAGATTTTGTTTTTGGTTCATATAGATAagctttgtttttgttctaaaacaACCAAATAACATGGTTTGTATTTTTGAACTGGTAAAGTTCCTGATGTTTATGCCTGCTGCTACTATCCAGCCACttgattaataaaaacatttttataaaactttgTTGTTTTCATTGTGTTTATCTTTTGCTTAAACTTTTCAATACAGTAGACTGTTGGCTTCCCAACCAGTAGTCCTGTGGTAATGACATGTATGTTACCTTTCTTTCCTTCAAGGaatgtataaaatacatttgCATATTAATACAGAGGAGTCGGAAGTACAAAAAGTTGAGTAGTCGGAACATATATCTACCGACTCAACAGCACTGGTGCTTAGTGTGCtactttagaaacatagaatgagatGGCAGATGGCCCATCTAGTCCGATCAATTttttactttcattagttcctggccttattttatatctggggtagccttatgcctatgccaCATGTgcctaaactccttcactgtgttaaactctatcacttcagcttgaaggctatccgtgcatacttcctgatatttgtaaacctttgcccctctaatttgactatgtcctcttgtggtagtttttatttttttaaatatactctcctactttactgtgctgattccctttgggtttttttgttttgtttttaatgtttccATTATATCCCTTCCCTACTGTCTCGTTTTTGCTCCAATCTATACATGTTAAGGTCCTTTAGCCCTTCTtggtaagttttaccctgcaatccatgagccaGTTTAGTAGCCGTTCTCTGAACGCTcgccaaagtatcaatatctttatggagatagttaatacaatgttaaacaaaaatctgcacaccagatACATATATAGAGTACAATACTTCAAGTGAGTTCTCACCAGTGCTTTGTaccatggcatgagcacttccctcttccctctttctgctgctaatacctctccctatacaaccaagcattctgctagcatttcctgctgctctgttaaatTGTCTGATTTCCAGCTTTCAGTATACTGGAAGATAATATTGTTACCGCTATCCTCTTGGGAATATTGCAGCTGAGGTTTGTGTTTgttgctttttttcccctcagaTTGTTGTTTTGAGAGCGCAGCAACTATGGCATCTGATGACTTTGATATTGTGATAGAAGCAATGCTGGAAGCTCCGTACAAGAACAAAGAAAAGGAGGTATGCTTTTATTGATTGGGTATATGTATTTTGTGTTCTATCTGGATTTGGGCAAGCTAATGTGTTGGGTGTTTAGCACTTTCAGGCATTGTGCGCTCTGCATTTTTGAAATGCAATCTTTCAGTTAAACAAACAATTACGATATAGTGGTATAACATTGTTTTGTGCACACAAGAGATTGGATATTTGGATCTATACATTGTCCTAACTaagtgttgtttttatttttccattttatttacatattgatCCATTAATTACAGATAAGTTAATTAATCAATTGTATATCCCATGTAATTCATTTTGTGTATAAAGCTAATTTTCCTTAAATCTAATGGGTGTTACAATGCATATAGGCAATGTAACCCAATTTTTAAGTAAAACTGCTTAGAATCCGTTTTTTTCAAGTAATACTTTAATACATTTCAGCCAGTATTAATGTAGCCATTTTCGTTCTAAAATGTGCGTATTATAGCATTAATATTTTAACATCTGCTGATTAACTTTGACAACAGTATTAGGGCAATTATATTAAgggtttgttttggtttttacaatttaaagggacactatagtgttaggaatacaaacctgtgttCCTATCAGTATAGTGCTGAATTACATGGCTGGGTGTCTGCCCCCTTTAGAATGGAGTTAAAAGAGGTATATTACTTGCCTTTTCTCCATAGCTGTGCTGGTATCGCGCCGCCTCCATCGCTGAAAtcctcaatcttgatgatctcagcctatccaatgctttcccataggaaaccattggatGGCTATTGAGcatgcttgtaaaaaaaaaaatgcaggaagtccctttagtggctgcctgagtgacagccactagaggtggtgctaggcagcaatgtaaacactgccttttttgtgACAAGGCAGCGTTTAtattgctcagcctgcagggacaggctatacacagCGTAACCACTACTAGTGACTATTGTGCCACTTTTAAAGGAAGTGATTCACGGTAACTGATATCTCTCTTGAATTCGGATATCTTGTGCTATTGTCtgaacttaaagggttactgcaaccaTTTTCGtctgctttgtttgtttttttttgcaaacaataCCCTATTGGGCATTATTCCTTCGATCCCCCTGCAGGCTCTGAAAAAAGGCAATCAAATAAGCTATTATTGATACTGAATGCAATGCCGGGCGAAGCTCCTGTGTGATGTCATACAGGCAGCACAAGGCCTAATCAAAGGATTTTCATAAAGAAGCCTTTGATTAGACAATTTGGCCTGCTTAGAGTGGGGAAGGTAGTAGCAGAAAAAATAAGCATAGGGTATAGAGAAGAGGGAGTGTAAGCAAACTACCATTGTGCATGTCTCTAGCTAACAGACAAGTGGTTTTTGTACCTAATTGATATTGGGCAGCCCAGGGCAGAGTCACATGTGTCGAGTGTGTAACTAGCCCCTGTCACACAATTGCAAATACCTCTGGATGTGCAGAGTTTTAAAACAGaaaaactgcacatacagactcctaccaccatgtccACCTTTTCCAATCTATTCCATTCTCCTGGTTTTCCAGCATTGTGAGCATTTGTCATTTTTAAATGTGATgaatgaaacatttttacactgCAACATAAAACCCATTAACATCGATCAACAGTGTGTCTATATTAGTAGAGTCCTGCCtgtaacatgatttttttttcctttgcattTGCTAGCAATCAGGTTAGACCAATGTATAGatccattttttttatgtaaattaaaCCAGTTGCAtacaaattgtgatttttgtCAATGCCTTCTTTGTGCATATGATAAAAAATGTAGTCCCCCATAATGTTTGCACTTTGTAAATATTACTAATATCTCGGAAAACTGTTTATTAATATTTCATTTCAGGCAGAAAGATCTGAGTATGGAAAGCAAATAGCCACCACTGCAAATCTACATTTAAGGTTAAAAAGTAGAAAATATAACAGAGCATTGTCTTAGCAATGCAGTTTAGTAAGCCTAAACTGCAAAACCACAttaccaaaataataataaatgtctaAAACATGCTACATGCAAGTTATCGTGTGCACTGTTGCTTTGTGATTTTCTACTGTAATCAttacttattttaaaatatttgataTGGATGGCTTTTGTTGGTGGTTTTGTAGAATTTAGTATTCACCACACCCCTGCCTTCTTTAAACAGACCAGTATGACATGTTCAATAACACACACTGATCCCTTTCTCTTCATTAAATCTAGTGCTCCTATCTGCCCCATCCTGCTTTTCCAAGGAAGGGCCTTGAAAACTGGTTGAAGACAAGACTACCACAGGACCAAACCAAAGACCTCTGTGTGGGGTGGATAAAACTTTAGTTAATCTTGCTGGGGACCTATAGCGCCTTTGCAAGCCTTTGAGTGCTAGTTAAATGTGTGCGTAAAAGCATGGTATTGCTTATCCCTCTGGCACCCTCAGTTAAGAGAGATCCCAGTGAAGAGGACTACACAGCATTACCGCTTTTACTTTTAATGCATGGCACCGAATATAACTGTATACTGCCCCAGTTGTTTTACCCAAATTATATTCCTCTATTAATTACAGATGTTGTGTAAATTTAAATTAGACTGTTTATGGGACTCTTCCATTTAGTGCTAAATGTACCAGGAGCTTGCAAATTATATTGTAATGGTGCCAAACTTTGTTTTAACCTCTGAGAACAGTTTGGAGACTATCCCTTATGGAATATTGTTAGGGAACAATGGGTATTTAATTTAAACTGTCTCTCCATGCCTAGGTAGAAGctaaaagtatataaataaaaccaaattTCTATTCTAAATTAAACCCAATTTTGTGTTTGGTTACAGAGTGGGTTAAAACTTACAAGCTGCAAGGGCTTACCTTGAGACCAAAGtatttacatttgtattattCTCATAATCAGTGTATTGATACCACCTATGTTAATATTCTGACATTTTTCGTCCATTCCGATGGCTACATTAATGTTGTTAATTTAAAGGGGGTGGTGGTAGCTTACTTCTCCTGGTGAATGGTGCTAGATTCAAGTAAATGATGAAAGACAGTGATTCTGTGTGTTTGCCTCACTTCTTTGCACTCTTGAGTATCTTAACTGCTGGAATTGTATAGCAATGTCACCTCTGTATGTTTGCTCCAGGCCGAGGATATTGAAAAACAAGAAACGGTGGGGAAATAGCAAactcattattactaattattatatCAACCTCTACCACACAGGTAAGGTATTAAATGGGAGGTACACCTTGCAGACCCATCTTGTGTTTATCTTCCATATAGGCTCATCAGTTTGCCAGTTAGGATTGTAAGGTATGCAAATCTTTGTTCTGCAGAGTTGCGAAATGTTATTGTCCCACTACTGAATAGAAGCATGTGTTTGTTGATATACTGGGCTAACTACTTGTTTTATCTGTCTTTCTACTTTTTCTTGTACCCTTTTTCACCCTCTCTTCCCTCACTTGTATCTTGGACATCCCTTGTTGCTCTTATTGCTGTGTCGGCATGATCTTATTTTATATCGAACTGAATAGGAGGAAAGTCAGAACAAGGAGACTAAACAAGATCGTGAAACCAGAAGCAGTAGTCCTAGGAACAGAGGTCACAGCAGGTAAGAAAACTGTGTAAGCACCTAATTGCGCCTTTCATGATGCATTCCAGTCTTGGTTGTTCTCTATGCACTTGTATGTGTTGCCACcaattctttttatattttcagcAGTAAGAAGAGAAGTTGTAGTCGAAGCCGTGATCGTCGTAGAAGGTAACTATTAACTTTCTGTGATGTACAGCTCTGTTACCACGTCTCTGAAGAGTATAAGTTATGGCACCATGTAGTGAAAGGCTCTGGTGTGAAGTGCCTACGCatcagagtttgcacacaacaatgtCCCAATATGAACAACTGTTATGACTGCCAAAACACTCCTAGGTTAGTTCATGGCAATAGGCAATAGCTGCTTGTGGGTGCTTTGAATAGCAGCATTGTTAGCCCAGGAAGGATTCACAAGCAGCGGCGTAATTAGAGCTTTAccacccctctcagcccggcctccACATTAATGCGCCAGCTGCGCTGTAAGTAATATAGTGAGCAGGGATAGGATGTGATTCATACCCCTGCCCCTTCCATACAGCCTGTGGCATGTTTATTTGTAAGTAGTGTTAGcgttggaatgcagtggtgtatttgtgtgcagtgttggcgttggaatgcaggggtgtatttgtgtgcagtgttggcgtttgaatgcaggggtgtatttgtttgtGGTGTTGGGGTTGGAATACTGGGATGTTACATTGCCACACATAAATGCACATGCACTGAGaatcacacaggtacacacacacactgacacacaggtatgtgttattatttatatagcaccagcaaattccatagcgctgtacaatgtacagcctcaaatacacacagagccaggtacacacacacaaatgaacaAAGCGCAATTCACATATTTTGACTACCTTCCTGTTTCCTTAATTTTTGAGTGCAGAGGGGTGACTTCCTGGAGTCCAGTTGGAGCTGGCTGACTTAGGCTTATGGGAGTCTGAGACTCCAGGCTGCCTCAGCCCCTCTCCTCCATTTTTgtacctccctctcctccccactgtttgctgggagaaagtgagcgGAACTCATTAACTTACTCCTTGCTTGCCGTGGGGGAGCTCACAAGGTGACAGGGGCCCTGTGCAATATTAACCCATTATTGACCAGAccctttttaaattttcttactgttaaggactagggctgtttttacatttgtggtgtttgtgtttagctgtaattttctcgCCGTTAAATggcctttctaaagataccattattttaatcagatcatataatttactataaaaaaaattataaaatatgataaaaaaaaataaagtttttctaaatttgacccccaaaatcttatGCATCTACAACagcaaaaaacacccgtgctaaatagtttcaaaattttgtcctgagtttagaaatacccaatgttcttagctttttttttgggggggggggggggtttataagtacaagtaggacattgctgtttcacatatatcttttttacatttatcaatagtgacattgtaacactgttatctgtcataaatctctgaatcccaCTTCACATGTAGATATtttttcaatatggggtatgtccagtcttttttagtatccaaaattagcattaatatttgtttgtgagttaaaatgcaaaaaacaattgtgAATtagaacgctaactttggccaatgtttgtgacgctaccttgggttgtcttcttttgcaaatgttatgccatcatggaggtaattctcattccatacgctctcaaaggcaacataatcaatctggcaaatttcaatgtgaaaaaacagaaaatcaaacctttatatttgaccctgtaattttcaaAAATACTATAAAAGCTATACATGGAGGAGTACTTTTATattcgggagacatcgctgaacacaaatattagtgtttcaaaacagtaaaacgtatcacaacaatgatattatcagtgaaagtgctgtttgtttgtgaaaaatgcaaacaacttcATTTTCACTGGGAATATCATCGCTGTTATATGTTttatggttttgaaacactaatatttgtgttcagtgaagtcttccgagTTTTAGTtagatatttctttttttataatatatactatgtgtgtgtgtaattttactgtaagtgtatttttatattaatatatacattaatttaaaaaacgtgtgtgtgtgtgtgtgtgtgtattattcgagagtttcctctcttcctcaggaaagaaattaacacttaaaacaactgatgttagagaaggggagggggtgagcGAGGTGTCATAAATAACAGATGATGTGCATGAAAGTAAAAGGTTCAGGTTGGCTAAGAATAGCcagaaaaactaaataaacagaggagctagttaatgagaaaaaaacaaaacggcaGGTCAGGGCATGTAATTATGTATAaaaattgatccaataaaggtaAAACAAGATTATTGAAAAATAACTATgtaagacattaagatgtgtgtttataaaaaGTTCTGGTAGTATGGGAAAAAGCAGGAATCtacattaaaagaccactataggcacccagaccacttcagtccatctaggattaaccctttctctgaaactgctatgtttacctatggattaatccagcctctagtggctgtctcattgacagtcgctagaggcacttccgctcttctcactgtgattttcacagtgagaagacaccagcgtccataggaaagcattgagaatgctttcctatggactggctgaatgcgcgcgcggcttgtgccgtgcatgcgcatttagccgatgacggggaaaggaggtggAGAGTCCCCacagccgagggagcccggcgctggagaaaaggtatgtgttGAACCCCTTGCTCACCCTAGAGCCTAGCGGGGGGTGGttcctaagggtgggggggacctagagaccctatagtgccaggaaaacgagtatgttttcctggcactatagtggtcctttaagtccttcatttctggtgttgaaatgtgtgatcaatttcatctcaaatgtctttcattcatgagtctttgaaattccctttaagaattttaatcctgaggttttggatgAAGTGACCAGTCTGGGTAAAATGATGACAACGGCGGTACAATATCTGTTTTCTttgtggttcttgattgagtgtctTTGTTGGTTCATTCTGAGAtgcaggcacatcttctgctatttatgacacctcactcaacccccccccccccttctctaacTTCAGTTGTTTTAAATGTTAAACTctttcagattgatcagtattgctgcAGACATgtaagggactctccagccaagcagttttactcacctggttccagcgccgggagcctcgtgaagccgcgccccctatttcgtcaaaatgacgaaataggcgggcgcgagcagggagcaatcagatgcttccatttggaagcgtcattgctcccttgtgcgcatgcgcggcttcaccGCACATGTGCACATACTTGAGAGGGTGGCATTCAAAaaagtatcattgcatactgcaatactctggtattttgaaaaaaaaaaaaaaaaaatatatatatatatatatatatatatatatatatatatatatatattatatataaaattttatttttcgtttattaactttttttattttacacatgcagggatactgcctgtcagttcaggcagtccccctgcaggcagcactatagACTATAGCGGCCATGTGAACggtctttcagagcgatcacatggcccgcagCATCCTAATTTGCCAAGGGGGGGGGACTgtttgggctgtcagacagttccCCCAGACGGAGAGGAAcaccgatcgccggcgggggaacggcGGCAGTTGGGTAAATAAGTTGGAATGTAAGCTTGTtctagcagggtcctcaactacctattgttcctgttacattttgttattgtctcatttggtgaattccccttttattgtatagcgctgcggaataagctggcactatataaacaccaataataataattggaatgctacggacgtactaggtacgtccaaggtgcttaaggaccgtttttgtcggacatacctaGTACGTCCGAGGTTGGGATGGGGTTAAAGGTCCTCAGCCTGATTACCTATCTGATGTTTGCAATTTTGTTAAATAAACTTTAATTTTTAACTCGCATTCATAACTgctttgtaatttaaaaaaacaaatatttgtagtGTACAATTTCtcgaaataaaaatgtatgtactAGTTTATTTTAGTTCCTTAAACGCTCACCTCATGCTTTCAGCCGTAGCCGTAGTAGAGATCACCACAGGCGCCGTAGTAGCAGAGACCGACACAGAAGCCATGAGCGTCGTCACAGAAGCAGGAGCAGAGGGAGACATTATGACTCCAGAAGCCGTGACCGGCGTAGGGAAGAGCGATCCAGACACCGCAGCCCTGGGTAAACCtttagacacatttttgccaagaaAATAGATTTAGAAATCTATCAAGAAATCTGTCAGGTTTTATAGTAGTGATGTGCTGTGAATACTAGGAGTATCTTAGTCTGCTGGTAGAATAGGCTGTATGGTTATGGTGCATCGAGTGTCTATATTGTGTATTGCTGTATGTGAACATCTTAAATAAGTTGCTTTCGTCTGTTGTAGACGTCGATATACCCGTAGCAAGAGCCGAAGCCCTCGACACAGGGAGAAGACCCCTATCAGGTATTAAAATTCCTGTGGTAAAATCACTGATGATATGGAGAATTTCTGAGCAGTTATGTAGTTTAGCTTTTTATCACTGTAATTGTCAAACAAACtttaaaaaagagaagaaaaattattcataacaccataaaacctaaaaTTGCAGAAATACATTGTGAAAGtgctaaacaaacaaaaagtacATTCTGGGCTTTGTTAACCATACCATACATAAGAATTCAGTCTTGCCTGCATCAATTTGCAAAATTTTGTACGCATAACaagatttaaaacattttttaaataattattttttgtttgttttggtttttttaatcaGTTCCTGAATGGAACTTTCATCAGTACCTGTCCCGATGCTGATGAAAATTTCGTTGAGGAACAGAAATGTTGATGTCTCTTAATGTAAAAGAACAACGTTGATTATAAAGACAAGAGTGTCTGTATTTTCTAAATAAGGTATTTACAGTGTTATGTGGCACTGGGCTTATTTTTCTGACTGGAGGTTGGAGCGCAAaagtttggatatatatatatatctcaacaagtgcactcacaggtcttttgCAATAATCCTTTTATTGTGTAAACAACAAATACACTGCGGTtctgtcgacgtttcagtccaataCCATAATAATCAATTAAGTAGGTAAGGTGCACGTAAAATAGAAGTGGTTTGTGATGTAAAACACAGTAGTGACGTGTGAAGTGCAGTGAATAGGAACTCCCTCAAATATTCAACATAAAGCAAGTCTCTAAGTATATAACTTACACTAATCTTTTAAAAGTGCAAATAAAGTGATGCAGGACGTTATCGAGGGTTTACAAATTCATCCCATATGGTCCAAATTTTGTAATGAGGACCAGATACCCCGAACAGTTGCAATAATCTGATCCATGAGctttaaaattttgactgtaacctCCGGCATAGTGGGCAGTTCTTGCTTAAGCCAATTAACAGCTGTATATCTTCTGTCTGCTAGGGTTATTTTATCAAAAAGCTTTTGTCAGCTGTTGGGTAGAGCCTTTATACGCCAGGATTATATCTAGGAGCAAGAGTCAAACTCAGTCAGTCTCTGAAAAACTCTGCCCAAGAAGAATTTGACTTGTCAACATTTTGTCGCATTTGGACAGTGCCACCACGTGTGCATAAACGTCCCCCTGTGACTATACCAATTATCACTGGTCACTAGTGGTTAATTTTCTAAAATTCTCATTCTACATTCTCTCATCCTAGGGAACCAGAGAACACTTTGACCCCAGAAGAACGTGATGCACGTACTGTGTTCTGTATGCAGCTGGCTGCACGCATCCGTCAACGAGACCTGGAGGATTTTTTCTCTGCAGTTGGCAAGGTGAGAAGCTAtatgttgggggaaaaaaattctGTAATATTTCGGTACTTTTTGACCTAATTGTCTTTTTAAATTTACTTGCCTTTTAGGTCCGAGATGTGAGAATCATTTCAGATCGGAACTCGCGCAGATCGAAGGGGATTGCCTATGTGGAGTTCTGTGACATACAGTCTGTGCCACTTGCCATTGGTCTCACTGGACAGAGATTGCTAGGTGTGCCCATCATTGTGCAGGCCTCACAGGTAAAGGCTAAAgctataattaaaataaagtagCACAATTTAATGGTTTGCCTGTAGTTAAAGTTAACAGCCAAATGGTTTGTTTACAGAGTTTATTTACACAGGGTGTTAAAAGGACTCAACGCTGAATATAACCAGCTTTATTGCAGTGCTAGAGtgcattaaagtatatataaaaacaatacatcAAAAATATATTGGCATCTAATTTTCCTGTATTTCTGCATAACTCTAGGCTCTGCAGGTTTTTCCACGGAAATCTCCAAAgctaaaataaactgcaatatggAAGGCACATATAGTGAAAACACAAGATCTTGTaactgatatagatatatattttatttatttaatttttttgcatttatccCCAAATTATTCACTTGTTAAATCTCAATCGTTGagtgttttgggtttttaaaaattaaaaaagcatgcTCATATTGCTCATAGTATTTCTATTTGTAAGGTTGATCTGTTCTGACCCTATCCATACAGGCAGAAAAGAACCGTTTAGCAGCTATGGCAAATAACCTACAGCGAGGAAATGCAGGGCCCATGCGATTATATGTTGGTTCTCTACACTTTAACATTACAGAAGACATGCTAAGGGGCATCTTTGAGCCATTTGGAAAGGTGAGTTATTGTGCTATATGTCCTTTTTTAGCAGTGTCCATAATTGGCTTGCTAAATTAAATTGGGCCTCTGTTTCTTTGAATTAATACAAACCCCAGATGAAGAAATTCCTGAATTGTTCTGACTATGTTGTAAATGAGTAAAATTGTCTAGGATCTCTAAAATGTCATGTTAATCAGGAGAACTCTACAGAATACTGCTCT comes from Pelobates fuscus isolate aPelFus1 chromosome 5, aPelFus1.pri, whole genome shotgun sequence and encodes:
- the RBM23 gene encoding probable RNA-binding protein 23 isoform X3, whose product is MASDDFDIVIEAMLEAPYKNKEKEEESQNKETKQDRETRSSSPRNRGHSSKKRSCSRSRDRRRSRSRSRDHHRRRSSRDRHRSHERRHRSRSRGRHYDSRSRDRRREERSRHRSPGRRYTRSKSRSPRHREKTPIREPENTLTPEERDARTVFCMQLAARIRQRDLEDFFSAVGKVRDVRIISDRNSRRSKGIAYVEFCDIQSVPLAIGLTGQRLLGVPIIVQASQAEKNRLAAMANNLQRGNAGPMRLYVGSLHFNITEDMLRGIFEPFGKIENIQLLKEPDTGRSKGFGFITFSDAECARRALEQLNGFELAGRPMKVGHVTDRVDGSCDISFLDNDELEKSGVDLGATGRLQLMAKLAEGTGLQMPLAAQAALQLNGAIPLTALNPALSALSPALNLATQSISSQCFQLSQLFNPQAM
- the RBM23 gene encoding probable RNA-binding protein 23 isoform X4, coding for MASDDFDIVIEAMLEAPYKNKEKEEESQNKETKQDRETRSSSPRNRGHSSSKKRSCSRSRDRRRSRSRDHHRRRSSRDRHRSHERRHRSRSRGRHYDSRSRDRRREERSRHRSPGRRYTRSKSRSPRHREKTPIREPENTLTPEERDARTVFCMQLAARIRQRDLEDFFSAVGKVRDVRIISDRNSRRSKGIAYVEFCDIQSVPLAIGLTGQRLLGVPIIVQASQAEKNRLAAMANNLQRGNAGPMRLYVGSLHFNITEDMLRGIFEPFGKIENIQLLKEPDTGRSKGFGFITFSDAECARRALEQLNGFELAGRPMKVGHVTDRVDGSCDISFLDNDELEKSGVDLGATGRLQLMAKLAEGTGLQMPLAAQAALQLNGAIPLTALNPALSALSPALNLATQSISSQCFQLSQLFNPQAM
- the RBM23 gene encoding probable RNA-binding protein 23 isoform X5, with the translated sequence MASDDFDIVIEAMLEAPYKNKEKEEESQNKETKQDRETRSSSPRNRGHSSKKRSCSRSRDRRRSRSRDHHRRRSSRDRHRSHERRHRSRSRGRHYDSRSRDRRREERSRHRSPGRRYTRSKSRSPRHREKTPIREPENTLTPEERDARTVFCMQLAARIRQRDLEDFFSAVGKVRDVRIISDRNSRRSKGIAYVEFCDIQSVPLAIGLTGQRLLGVPIIVQASQAEKNRLAAMANNLQRGNAGPMRLYVGSLHFNITEDMLRGIFEPFGKIENIQLLKEPDTGRSKGFGFITFSDAECARRALEQLNGFELAGRPMKVGHVTDRVDGSCDISFLDNDELEKSGVDLGATGRLQLMAKLAEGTGLQMPLAAQAALQLNGAIPLTALNPALSALSPALNLATQSISSQCFQLSQLFNPQAM
- the RBM23 gene encoding probable RNA-binding protein 23 isoform X1 encodes the protein MASDDFDIVIEAMLEAPYKNKEKEEESQNKETKQDRETRSSSPRNRGHSSSKKRSCSRSRDRRRSRSRSRDHHRRRSSRDRHRSHERRHRSRSRGRHYDSRSRDRRREERSRHRSPGRRYTRSKSRSPRHREKTPIREPENTLTPEERDARTVFCMQLAARIRQRDLEDFFSAVGKVRDVRIISDRNSRRSKGIAYVEFCDIQSVPLAIGLTGQRLLGVPIIVQASQAEKNRLAAMANNLQRGNAGPMRLYVGSLHFNITEDMLRGIFEPFGKIENIQLLKEPDTGRSKGFGFITFSDAECARRALEQLNGFELAGRPMKVGHVTDRVDGSCDISFLDNDELEKSGVDLGATGRLQLMAKLAEGTGLQMPLAAQAALQLNGAIPLTALNPALSALSPALNLATQSISSQCFQLSQLFNPQAM